A section of the Cololabis saira isolate AMF1-May2022 chromosome 16, fColSai1.1, whole genome shotgun sequence genome encodes:
- the dio2 gene encoding type II iodothyronine deiodinase, giving the protein MMGTAGEDLLVTLTILPGFFSNCLFLALYDSVVLLRRAAALLCAPGGDTGGDTGAPGGDSGDRCALPPWRRMLTSEGLRAVWNSFLLDAYKQVKLGCEAPNSKVVKVPDGPWWSSAISTMTSGLDPCAAIGAVTSDECRLLDFGNSDRPLVVNFGSATUPPFIGLLPAFRQLVEDFCDVADFLLVYIDEAHPSDGWAAPPMGPRSFSFRKHQNLEERMGAARQLIDSFSLPPQCRLVADCMDNNANVAYGVSNERVCIVHRRKVAYMSGKGPFFYNLKGVRRWLEQSYGQQ; this is encoded by the exons ATGATGGGCACCGCGGGGGAGGACCTGCTGGTCACCCTGACGATCCTGCCGGGATTCTTCTCCAACTGTCTGTTCCTGGCGCTGTACGACTCCGTGGTTCTGCTGCGGCGAGCAGCCGCGCTGCTCTGCGCCCCCGGGGGGGACACCGGGGGGGACACCGGGGCCCCCGGGGGGGACTCCGGGGACCGGTGCGCGCTCCCGCCCTGGCGCCGCATGCTGACGTCCGAGGGGCTGCGTGCCGTCTGGAACAGTTTCCTGCTGGACGCTTACAAGCAG GTGAAACTGGGCTGCGAGGCCCCGAACTCCAAGGTGGTGAAGGTTCCTGACGGGCCGTGGTGGAGCAGCGCCATCAGCACCATGACCTCCGGTCTGGATCCCTGCGCCGCCATCGGCGCCGTGACCTCCGACGAGTGCCGGCTGCTGGACTTCGGTAACTCGGACCGGCCCCTGGTGGTGAACTTCGGCTCGGCCACCTGACCCCCCTTCATCGGCCTCCTGCCGGCCTTCCGGCAGCTGGTGGAGGATTTCTGCGACGTGGCCGACTTCCTGCTGGTGTACATCGACGAGGCGCACCCGTCCGACGGCTGGGCGGCGCCGCCGATGGGCCCGCGCTCCTTCAGCTTCAGGAAACaccagaacctggaggagaggaTGGGCGCGGCGCGGCAGCTAATCGACAGCTTCTCGCTGCCGCCGCAGTGCCGCCTGGTGGCCGACTGCATGGACAACAACGCCAACGTGGCCTACGGCGTCTCCAACGAGCGTGTGTGCATCGTGCACCGCAGGAAGGTGGCCTACATGAGCGGGAAGGGACCGTTCTTCTACAACCTGAAGGGCGTCCGCCGGTGGCTGGAACAGAGCTACGGCCAGCAGTAG